In Streptomyces sp. NBC_01551, one DNA window encodes the following:
- a CDS encoding helix-turn-helix transcriptional regulator has translation MAEDVFKALADPTRRRILDELVERDGQTLFEICARLVTKHGLGLSRQAISQHLAVLESAGLVLSRREGRYKFHDLNTEPLERIATRWLRPDTTPENTP, from the coding sequence ATGGCGGAGGATGTCTTCAAGGCGCTGGCCGACCCCACCCGTCGGCGCATCCTCGATGAGCTGGTGGAACGCGACGGCCAGACCCTGTTCGAAATATGCGCGCGGCTGGTGACCAAGCACGGCCTGGGGCTGTCCCGCCAGGCGATCAGCCAGCACCTGGCCGTTCTGGAATCCGCGGGGCTGGTCCTTTCGCGGCGCGAGGGCCGCTACAAGTTCCACGATCTGAACACCGAACCACTTGAGCGCATCGCGACCCGGTGGCTCAGGCCCGACACCACCCCGGAGAACACCCCATGA
- a CDS encoding VOC family protein, producing MKIHRTSVFVDDQEKALRFYTDVLGFVKKHDVPLGDDRWLTVVSPEAPDGTELLLEPAGHPVVKAYREGLAKDGIPLAAFVVDDVPAEFDRLRALGVVFTQQPLEMGAVTTAVLDDTCGNLIQILHSK from the coding sequence ATGAAGATCCACCGGACCAGCGTCTTCGTCGACGACCAGGAAAAGGCCCTGCGCTTCTACACGGACGTGCTGGGCTTCGTGAAGAAGCACGACGTCCCGCTGGGCGACGACCGCTGGCTGACCGTGGTCTCGCCGGAGGCTCCCGACGGGACCGAGCTGTTGCTGGAGCCCGCCGGTCATCCCGTCGTGAAGGCGTACCGGGAGGGGCTGGCCAAGGACGGCATCCCGCTCGCCGCCTTCGTCGTGGACGACGTGCCGGCGGAGTTCGACCGGCTGCGCGCCCTCGGCGTGGTCTTCACCCAGCAGCCCCTGGAGATGGGCGCGGTCACCACGGCCGTTCTGGACGACACCTGCGGCAACCTGATCCAGATCCTGCACAGCAAGTAG
- a CDS encoding CsbD family protein: MADKGKMDQAKGKAKEAAGKVTGNDRMKAEGKMDQAKGKAKEALSETEKRARGAQDSLRDKQGRI; the protein is encoded by the coding sequence ATGGCTGACAAGGGAAAGATGGACCAGGCCAAGGGCAAGGCCAAGGAGGCCGCCGGCAAGGTCACAGGGAACGACCGGATGAAGGCCGAAGGCAAGATGGACCAGGCCAAGGGCAAGGCGAAGGAAGCCCTGAGCGAAACCGAGAAGCGTGCCCGCGGCGCCCAGGATTCCCTGCGGGACAAGCAAGGCAGGATCTGA
- a CDS encoding TOPRIM nucleotidyl transferase/hydrolase domain-containing protein, translated as MANMGAFRDAVGQWAAGGPGGPASDLAVRLGLRTAVLLEGLSDLAAVDALAARRGRDLAAEGVCVVRMGGAMNIGRYAALLGPPGLGLRLTGLCDAGERGHYDRGLERAGAPRLGFFVCAADLEDELIRALGTAGVEEIIRGEGDLRAWQTFLHQPAHRGRSRQQQLRRFLGTKKGRKIRYGRLLAEALGPGRVPAPLDDLFTAL; from the coding sequence ATGGCGAACATGGGGGCGTTCCGGGACGCGGTCGGTCAGTGGGCGGCGGGGGGTCCCGGTGGACCGGCGAGCGATCTGGCCGTGCGACTGGGGCTGCGGACGGCGGTGCTGCTGGAGGGACTGAGCGACCTCGCGGCCGTCGACGCGCTGGCCGCACGGCGCGGCCGGGACCTCGCCGCCGAAGGCGTGTGCGTCGTGCGGATGGGCGGGGCGATGAACATCGGCCGCTACGCCGCTCTGCTCGGGCCGCCCGGACTCGGTCTGCGCCTGACCGGGCTGTGCGACGCGGGCGAACGGGGCCACTACGACCGTGGCCTGGAGCGGGCCGGGGCGCCGCGCCTGGGCTTCTTCGTGTGCGCGGCGGACCTGGAGGACGAGCTCATCCGCGCGCTGGGCACGGCGGGCGTCGAGGAGATCATCCGGGGCGAGGGCGACCTGCGCGCCTGGCAGACCTTCCTGCACCAGCCGGCGCACCGGGGCCGCTCCCGCCAACAGCAATTGCGTCGCTTCCTCGGCACGAAGAAGGGCCGCAAGATCCGCTACGGCCGTCTGCTGGCGGAGGCCCTCGGCCCCGGCCGGGTACCGGCCCCGCTCGACGACCTCTTCACGGCCCTCTGA
- a CDS encoding type 1 glutamine amidotransferase domain-containing protein, with product MRIAFLTAPEGVEETELTEPWRAVLDAGWNPQLVSTEPGRVRAFRHLDKAGTYTVDHVLAGDTADAFDALVLPGGVANPDALRMNERAVGFTRSFFEAGKPVAAICHAPWTLVEADVVRGRTLTSWPSIATDIRNAGGTWVDEEVHVCHARPATLVTSRKPADLSAFCGTLVREFAAARSLSGAT from the coding sequence ATGCGTATCGCCTTCCTCACGGCGCCCGAAGGCGTCGAGGAGACCGAACTGACCGAACCCTGGCGAGCCGTGCTGGACGCGGGCTGGAACCCACAGCTGGTGTCCACCGAGCCCGGCCGCGTCCGAGCGTTCCGCCACCTCGACAAGGCGGGCACGTACACCGTCGACCACGTCCTCGCGGGCGACACGGCGGACGCCTTCGACGCCCTGGTGCTGCCCGGCGGCGTCGCCAACCCCGACGCGCTGCGGATGAACGAGCGCGCCGTCGGGTTCACCCGCAGCTTCTTCGAGGCGGGCAAGCCCGTCGCCGCGATCTGCCACGCGCCGTGGACGCTCGTGGAGGCGGACGTCGTACGGGGCCGGACCCTCACGTCCTGGCCGAGCATCGCGACGGACATCCGCAACGCGGGCGGCACCTGGGTGGACGAGGAGGTCCACGTCTGTCACGCCCGGCCCGCCACGCTGGTCACCAGCCGCAAGCCGGCGGACCTGTCGGCCTTCTGCGGCACGCTCGTGAGGGAGTTCGCCGCGGCCCGCTCACTGAGCGGCGCGACCTGA
- a CDS encoding flavin reductase family protein, which produces MADTELDAFAEVLDGPLYVVTVAAGGERSGCLVGFASQCSIRPPRFTVWLSRLNHTFGVAAGATHLAVHLLDHGQLALAELFGGETGDQVDKFARVDWRPSADGSPLLAGARAWFVGRIETRVDGGDHVGFVLEPTEVSPPVPSAHALLRLSDATQIAPGHPA; this is translated from the coding sequence GTGGCGGATACGGAGCTCGACGCGTTCGCCGAGGTCCTGGACGGCCCCCTGTACGTGGTCACGGTGGCGGCCGGGGGCGAGCGGTCGGGCTGCCTCGTGGGCTTCGCCTCGCAGTGCTCGATCCGGCCGCCGCGCTTCACGGTGTGGCTCTCCCGGCTCAACCACACGTTCGGCGTGGCCGCCGGCGCCACGCACTTGGCGGTGCACCTGCTGGACCACGGCCAGCTGGCGCTGGCGGAGCTGTTCGGCGGAGAGACGGGCGACCAGGTGGACAAGTTCGCACGGGTCGACTGGCGGCCGAGCGCCGACGGCAGCCCGCTGCTGGCCGGCGCCCGCGCATGGTTCGTCGGCCGGATCGAGACGCGCGTCGACGGCGGCGACCACGTGGGCTTCGTCCTGGAACCCACCGAGGTCTCCCCACCCGTCCCGAGCGCGCATGCGCTGCTGCGACTGAGCGACGCTACGCAGATCGCCCCCGGCCACCCCGCCTGA
- a CDS encoding VOC family protein produces MTVPKTAVLVLDSAEPEVLAQFYAELLGATAGPAPGDGDLLLVSGGTGVVLGVRRDPYHAPPSWPLPEGSQQAHVCILVEERRLDEAEREAVNLGARPVAAEDDGSLPGSRTTLRRYADPAGHGFVLAAVPEDPVSEDPVSEDPVSGDPVPEDPARARSAE; encoded by the coding sequence ATGACCGTACCCAAGACAGCCGTTCTCGTCCTGGACAGTGCCGAGCCCGAGGTGCTGGCGCAGTTCTACGCCGAACTGCTCGGCGCCACGGCGGGCCCCGCCCCGGGCGACGGGGACCTCCTCCTGGTCTCCGGCGGAACCGGTGTGGTGCTCGGAGTCCGCCGCGACCCGTACCACGCTCCGCCGAGCTGGCCGCTCCCGGAGGGTTCCCAGCAGGCCCACGTGTGCATCCTCGTGGAGGAGCGACGCCTCGACGAGGCCGAGCGCGAGGCCGTGAACCTCGGGGCGCGCCCGGTGGCCGCGGAGGACGACGGCAGCCTGCCGGGCAGCCGGACCACCCTGCGCCGCTACGCCGATCCGGCCGGCCACGGGTTCGTCCTCGCGGCAGTCCCCGAAGACCCCGTGTCCGAAGACCCCGTGTCCGAAGACCCCGTCTCCGGAGATCCCGTGCCCGAAGATCCCGCCCGCGCGCGCTCCGCCGAATGA